One window of Desulfobacca acetoxidans DSM 11109 genomic DNA carries:
- a CDS encoding response regulator translates to MAKEHILVVDDEEDILELVRYNLTKEGYRVTAVATGEEALRTAHSIHPELILLDLMLPGVDGLEVCRKLKQDPKTSHVPIIMLSAKGEEADIVTGLELGAADYVTKPFSPRVLIARLRAVLRRRSAEPLSESAPLTIHDLVIHPGRHEVLIQGQQVDLTVTEFRLLHMLARRPGWVFTRSQIVNTVHGDDYPVSDRSVDVQVVGLRKKLGALGDYIETVRGVGYRFKE, encoded by the coding sequence ATGGCCAAAGAACATATTCTCGTGGTGGACGACGAAGAGGACATCCTCGAGTTGGTCCGCTATAATCTCACCAAAGAAGGTTATCGGGTGACCGCCGTCGCTACCGGTGAAGAGGCATTAAGAACAGCCCACTCGATCCACCCAGAGCTCATCCTGCTGGATTTAATGCTGCCGGGAGTAGATGGCCTGGAGGTCTGTCGGAAGTTGAAGCAAGACCCCAAGACCAGCCACGTGCCGATCATTATGCTGAGCGCCAAGGGCGAGGAGGCGGATATTGTCACCGGCCTGGAGTTAGGTGCCGCCGACTACGTCACCAAACCTTTCAGTCCCCGCGTCCTGATTGCCCGGCTGCGGGCGGTCCTCAGGCGCCGGTCGGCCGAACCCCTGTCCGAAAGCGCCCCTCTTACCATCCATGATCTGGTAATTCATCCCGGCCGACATGAAGTATTGATCCAGGGGCAACAGGTGGATTTGACCGTCACTGAATTCCGCCTGCTCCACATGCTGGCCCGCCGTCCCGGGTGGGTGTTTACCCGGTCCCAGATCGTCAATACCGTTCACGGCGATGATTATCCCGTTTCCGACCGCTCCGTGGATGTCCAGGTAGTCGGTCTGAGAAAAAAATTAGGCGCCCTGGGAGATTACATCGAAACGGTGCGGGGCGTCGGCTACCGCTTTAAAGAATAA
- the phoU gene encoding phosphate signaling complex protein PhoU yields the protein MPREHVSRKFENDLQTLRSKILSLGEMVANAIAQACISLETWEEGPALATIEGDQQINSLEVDIDESCLTMIALYQPAATDLRFITTAMKIITTLERIGDLAGNISRYALDLIAAMENSIDLTPQLSMAVKVQELLENSLRAFINWDAELALQTARRDQAIDRIYQDSLWEAVKRMQGRDLQSMHNIMRTFMISKFLERIGDHAVHICEMVVFMVKGRIIRHQKATLDYLDEEFH from the coding sequence TTGCCGCGAGAACATGTCAGCCGCAAATTTGAAAATGACCTCCAAACTTTGCGAAGCAAAATTTTGAGTTTGGGGGAGATGGTAGCCAATGCCATCGCTCAGGCCTGCATCAGTCTGGAGACCTGGGAAGAAGGGCCGGCCCTGGCGACCATTGAAGGGGATCAGCAGATCAACTCTTTGGAGGTAGATATCGACGAGAGCTGTTTGACCATGATCGCCCTGTATCAGCCGGCAGCCACCGACCTGCGTTTTATCACTACCGCCATGAAGATCATCACTACTTTGGAGCGGATCGGCGATCTGGCCGGCAACATCAGCCGCTATGCCCTGGACCTGATTGCCGCTATGGAAAACTCCATCGATTTAACCCCTCAGCTCAGCATGGCAGTTAAGGTTCAAGAACTGTTAGAGAACAGTCTCAGGGCCTTTATCAATTGGGACGCGGAGCTGGCTCTGCAGACGGCCCGGAGGGATCAGGCGATAGACCGGATCTACCAGGACAGCCTTTGGGAGGCGGTGAAACGGATGCAAGGAAGGGATCTGCAGTCAATGCACAACATCATGCGGACCTTTATGATTTCTAAATTCCTGGAGCGCATTGGCGACCATGCGGTGCATATCTGTGAGATGGTGGTCTTTATGGTAAAGGGTCGAATTATCCGTCATCAGAAGGCGACGTTGGATTATCTGGATGAGGAGTTCCATTGA
- the pstC gene encoding phosphate ABC transporter permease subunit PstC — protein MSRPLEMTRAAQEKTPLRVNADAVFKWITVIATLVIPLIMAGIFWELFSLSWLALKTFSWRFFITETWNPVTQTFGAASSIYGTVVSTLIAMALAAPMSIVIALFLVELAPPRVSKVVSTLIELLAAIPSIIYGMWGLFIFAPFMANYVQPFLGRTLGFLPLFEGPPMGIGMLTAGIILAFMILPFITAICRDVFALVPAVMKESGYGVGATTWEVTYKITIPYGAVGVLGALFLGLGRALGETMAVTFVIGNTHRIALSLFAPGNSIASSLANEFAEATEPIYISSLIALGLVLFVFTFIVQMISQLMLRRLYRTWSIKI, from the coding sequence ATGTCTCGACCTCTGGAGATGACCAGAGCCGCGCAGGAAAAAACCCCTTTAAGGGTGAACGCCGATGCCGTCTTTAAGTGGATAACCGTAATCGCCACCCTGGTTATCCCTTTAATCATGGCGGGTATTTTTTGGGAACTTTTCAGTCTTTCCTGGCTGGCGCTCAAGACCTTTTCCTGGCGCTTTTTCATCACCGAAACCTGGAACCCGGTGACCCAGACCTTTGGGGCTGCCAGCAGTATTTACGGTACGGTAGTCTCTACCCTCATTGCCATGGCCCTGGCGGCGCCGATGAGCATCGTCATCGCTCTGTTTCTGGTGGAACTCGCCCCGCCTCGGGTCAGTAAAGTGGTGAGCACCCTGATTGAATTGCTGGCGGCCATCCCCAGCATTATCTACGGCATGTGGGGGCTGTTTATCTTCGCCCCCTTCATGGCCAACTATGTGCAGCCCTTTTTAGGCCGCACCCTCGGTTTCCTGCCTTTATTCGAAGGGCCACCCATGGGGATCGGCATGCTTACCGCCGGGATCATCCTGGCCTTTATGATCCTGCCATTTATCACTGCCATCTGCCGGGACGTCTTCGCTTTGGTGCCGGCCGTAATGAAGGAATCCGGCTACGGCGTCGGCGCCACTACTTGGGAGGTGACCTACAAGATTACTATTCCCTACGGCGCCGTCGGGGTCCTGGGGGCGCTCTTCCTGGGTCTGGGAAGGGCGCTGGGTGAAACCATGGCCGTGACCTTCGTCATCGGCAACACTCACAGGATTGCCCTTTCTCTCTTTGCCCCTGGCAACAGCATCGCCTCTTCGCTGGCCAATGAATTTGCCGAAGCCACCGAACCGATCTATATCAGCTCCCTCATCGCCTTAGGTCTGGTGCTCTTTGTTTTCACCTTTATTGTTCAGATGATATCGCAACTCATGCTGCGGCGTTTGTACCGCACGTGGAGTATCAAAATATGA
- the pstA gene encoding phosphate ABC transporter permease PstA gives MISRPATGRRLVNLLISMIAAIAACLGIFILLWITLMLAYKGLPALNLDFFSKNPTPPMVAGGGLANAILGTLLLTFLATVMAVPIGLLAGVCLGEFGQHSKLAEVCRFASNVLTGMPSIIVGVFVYGLLVLTTGNFSGFAGAVALAIIMLPVVARTTEDMLRLVPDPLRESALAMGCPRWRVTLAIVFRAARSGIMTGVLLGVARVSGETAPLLFTALNSPYMISSLMQPTPNLTVTIFNYAMSPYEDWQRLAWGASLLITASILVLNLLARLTFGEKKR, from the coding sequence ATGATTTCTCGGCCGGCTACCGGACGTCGCCTCGTTAATCTGCTGATCAGCATGATAGCCGCTATCGCCGCCTGTCTAGGTATCTTTATCCTTCTGTGGATCACGCTGATGTTGGCCTATAAGGGACTGCCGGCGCTCAACCTGGATTTTTTTAGCAAAAACCCCACCCCGCCCATGGTAGCCGGCGGAGGTCTGGCCAATGCCATCCTCGGGACCCTGCTGTTGACTTTTTTGGCCACCGTGATGGCCGTGCCCATCGGTCTTTTAGCCGGGGTCTGTCTGGGCGAATTTGGGCAACACTCCAAATTGGCCGAGGTCTGCCGCTTCGCCTCCAATGTCTTAACCGGCATGCCCTCGATCATCGTTGGGGTGTTTGTCTACGGTTTGTTGGTCCTGACGACCGGCAATTTTTCGGGATTTGCCGGAGCCGTGGCCCTGGCGATTATCATGCTTCCCGTCGTGGCTCGCACTACCGAGGACATGCTCCGTCTGGTACCTGATCCGCTGCGGGAATCGGCGCTAGCCATGGGCTGCCCCCGTTGGCGGGTAACCCTGGCCATTGTCTTCCGCGCCGCCCGCTCCGGCATTATGACCGGGGTGCTGCTTGGCGTGGCGCGGGTCAGCGGCGAGACCGCACCACTCCTGTTCACCGCCCTCAACAGCCCCTACATGATAAGTTCTTTAATGCAGCCAACCCCCAACCTGACTGTTACTATCTTCAATTATGCCATGTCTCCGTATGAAGACTGGCAGAGGCTGGCCTGGGGTGCCTCCCTCTTAATCACCGCCTCCATTCTGGTCCTGAACCTGCTGGCCCGCCTCACTTTTGGAGAAAAAAAGCGATGA
- the phoU gene encoding phosphate signaling complex protein PhoU, with translation MTRTLELEINFLKKKILSVCTIVEENVRDAVKALVKRDTDLAAKVIDADEEIDALEVEIEEECLKTLALHQPVARDLRFIIAVFNINNDLERIGDLAVNIAERAMSLASCANIDIPFDYTSMAEKVLLMVKKSLDALVQMNPELGREVCEEDDEVDVMNREAYSKVQERIRLYPERVDCLIQLPAISSELERIADHATNIAEEVIYLAKGEIVRHKIEKPQLRVVKSETGNNFETK, from the coding sequence ATGACCAGGACACTCGAACTAGAAATTAACTTTTTGAAAAAGAAAATCCTCTCCGTCTGCACCATTGTGGAAGAAAACGTCCGCGACGCCGTCAAGGCCCTGGTAAAACGCGATACTGACCTGGCTGCTAAAGTGATTGATGCGGATGAGGAAATCGATGCCCTGGAAGTGGAAATCGAAGAAGAATGTCTGAAGACCCTGGCCTTGCATCAACCGGTGGCCAGAGACCTGCGCTTCATCATTGCCGTCTTCAATATCAACAACGACTTGGAGCGTATCGGTGATCTGGCCGTCAACATCGCCGAACGAGCCATGTCTCTGGCTTCCTGCGCCAACATCGATATCCCGTTCGACTATACCAGTATGGCCGAAAAAGTTCTGCTCATGGTGAAAAAAAGCCTTGATGCCCTGGTGCAGATGAACCCCGAACTCGGACGGGAAGTGTGTGAGGAAGATGATGAGGTCGACGTGATGAACCGGGAGGCTTACTCAAAAGTCCAGGAGCGTATCCGCCTGTACCCCGAGAGAGTGGACTGTCTGATTCAGCTTCCTGCCATCTCCAGCGAACTGGAGCGCATCGCCGATCACGCCACCAATATCGCCGAAGAAGTGATTTACCTGGCCAAGGGGGAGATTGTCCGCCACAAAATCGAAAAACCCCAGCTTCGGGTGGTCAAATCAGAGACAGGCAATAACTTCGAAACCAAATAA
- a CDS encoding ATP-binding protein, whose translation MRRKKIIWHLYPPFLGITLISLLVTTVYVTRFWRQLYQEQLTTDLVKQARLAEAQINPLLNAYEYSSLDESAKYLGQQTGIRFTVMLPDGKVVGDSAYDPAKMENHADRPEFQEARKGAVGISVRQSYTLEERMIYAALPIRVKDRITGIMRAALPVTYVDKILREIYLKIIAGGLVIILVAAIVIYSITRRLSRPLTEINRGAERFARGDLSSKVPVPEAAELASLAEALNNMAAQLDDRFRTILRQRQEQEAILASMVEGVVAVDMNDRLITLNKAGSRLLMVNPEVAKGQSIQEIIRNQELQRFLQQTRTATIPVEGELTLNGLSERIIQLHGSKLLDAQGKVIGVLLVMNDVTKMRRLERIRRDFVANVSHELRTPITSIKGFVETLQSGAIYEPDNAVHFLNIMARQADRLNQIIEDLLTLSRIEQEEEEGKVTLTWKPLKTVLQAAIQVCEVRAAEKQITISLSCPDNLQARINPPLLEEAVVNLIDNAIKYSPPETAVAVTAEPATEKVLIRVRDQGRGIALEHLPRLFERFYRVDTSRSRKVGGTGLGLAIVKHIAQAHDGWVTVDSTLGQGSVFTLHLPLSA comes from the coding sequence GTGCGCCGCAAGAAAATCATCTGGCATCTCTACCCGCCTTTTTTAGGCATTACCCTGATATCTCTATTGGTGACCACCGTCTACGTCACCAGGTTCTGGCGCCAGCTTTATCAGGAACAGCTTACCACCGACTTGGTCAAACAGGCCCGATTGGCCGAGGCCCAGATCAATCCCCTCCTCAATGCTTACGAGTACTCATCTCTGGATGAATCGGCTAAATACCTGGGCCAACAGACCGGCATCCGGTTTACGGTGATGCTCCCGGACGGGAAAGTCGTAGGCGACTCCGCTTACGACCCCGCAAAGATGGAAAATCACGCCGACCGGCCGGAATTTCAGGAGGCCCGCAAAGGCGCCGTCGGCATCTCCGTCCGGCAGAGCTACACCCTGGAGGAGCGCATGATCTATGCCGCCCTCCCCATCAGGGTCAAGGACCGCATCACCGGCATCATGCGGGCCGCTCTGCCGGTCACCTATGTGGACAAAATTCTCCGCGAGATCTATCTAAAAATCATCGCTGGCGGCCTGGTTATCATTCTAGTGGCCGCAATCGTTATTTACAGCATCACTCGGCGTTTGAGCCGCCCCCTGACCGAAATCAACCGCGGGGCCGAAAGGTTCGCCCGGGGTGACCTGAGCAGCAAGGTGCCGGTGCCCGAAGCCGCGGAGCTGGCCAGTCTGGCCGAGGCCTTAAATAATATGGCGGCGCAGCTGGACGACCGCTTTCGCACCATCCTGCGGCAGCGTCAGGAACAGGAGGCCATTCTCGCCAGCATGGTCGAGGGCGTCGTGGCAGTGGACATGAATGACCGCCTCATCACCCTCAATAAGGCCGGCAGCCGCCTCCTTATGGTCAACCCTGAAGTAGCCAAGGGGCAAAGCATCCAGGAAATCATCCGCAATCAGGAACTCCAAAGGTTTTTGCAGCAGACACGCACCGCCACCATACCGGTGGAAGGAGAGTTAACGCTCAACGGTCTGAGTGAGCGCATTATTCAATTACATGGCAGTAAACTCTTGGACGCCCAGGGCAAGGTCATCGGCGTCCTGTTGGTCATGAACGACGTCACCAAAATGCGGCGTTTGGAACGGATCCGGCGAGATTTCGTGGCCAATGTCTCACATGAACTGCGAACCCCGATCACCTCTATCAAGGGCTTTGTCGAAACCTTGCAATCCGGCGCCATTTATGAACCTGACAACGCCGTCCACTTTTTAAATATCATGGCGCGACAGGCCGATCGCTTGAATCAAATTATCGAAGACCTGCTCACGCTCTCTCGCATCGAACAGGAAGAGGAAGAGGGCAAAGTCACTCTAACCTGGAAACCGCTGAAAACCGTTCTGCAGGCGGCTATCCAGGTATGCGAGGTCAGAGCCGCCGAAAAGCAGATCACCATCTCTCTCTCCTGCCCCGACAATCTGCAGGCCCGCATCAATCCCCCGTTGCTGGAGGAAGCGGTGGTCAATCTGATCGATAATGCCATAAAATACAGCCCGCCGGAAACCGCCGTTGCCGTAACGGCCGAACCGGCCACCGAAAAAGTCCTCATCCGGGTGCGGGATCAGGGTCGAGGCATCGCCCTAGAACACCTCCCCCGCCTGTTTGAACGGTTTTACCGCGTCGACACCAGCCGCAGCCGCAAAGTAGGCGGCACCGGCCTCGGCCTTGCCATCGTCAAACACATCGCCCAGGCCCATGACGGCTGGGTCACGGTGGACAGCACCTTAGGCCAGGGGAGTGTCTTCACCCTGCACCTCCCCCTGTCGGCCTAA
- the pstB gene encoding phosphate ABC transporter ATP-binding protein PstB, which translates to MTATRPKEQPNKRSLIKNAEIAEVIREAAPHTGAKISARVLNFFYGDNQALFDNNLDIAKNRVTAIIGPSGCGKSTHIRIYNRIFELYRDQRAVGEVILDGKNILAPDTDVLELRRRVGMIFQKPTPFPMSIIDNIAFGLKLHYKLSRSETADRVEDALRKAAIWDEVKDSLHKPGTALSGGQQQRLCIARAIVVEPEVLLMDEPCSAIDPIATNKIEELIHELKTIYTIAIVTHNMQQAARVSDYTAFFFSGRIIEFGATKQIFTNPANKQTEEYITGRFG; encoded by the coding sequence ATGACCGCCACCCGACCGAAAGAACAACCAAACAAACGTTCTCTCATAAAAAACGCCGAGATCGCCGAAGTCATTCGAGAGGCAGCGCCGCATACCGGGGCCAAGATTTCGGCCCGCGTTCTTAACTTCTTCTATGGCGACAATCAAGCCCTCTTTGACAATAACCTGGATATCGCCAAAAATCGGGTGACCGCCATTATCGGGCCTTCAGGTTGCGGCAAATCGACCCATATCAGAATTTATAACCGTATCTTTGAACTCTATCGGGACCAACGGGCGGTCGGCGAGGTCATTCTCGATGGCAAAAATATCCTGGCGCCGGATACCGACGTCCTTGAACTGCGCCGTCGGGTAGGTATGATCTTTCAAAAACCGACGCCCTTCCCCATGAGTATCATCGATAACATCGCCTTCGGCCTAAAGCTGCATTACAAACTGAGTCGGAGCGAGACTGCCGACCGAGTCGAGGACGCCCTGCGCAAGGCCGCTATCTGGGATGAAGTAAAAGATTCCCTGCACAAACCCGGAACTGCCCTCTCCGGCGGTCAGCAGCAGCGACTCTGTATTGCCCGGGCTATCGTGGTGGAACCTGAAGTCTTGCTCATGGATGAACCCTGTTCGGCCATCGACCCCATTGCCACCAACAAAATTGAAGAACTCATCCATGAGCTCAAAACCATTTACACCATTGCGATTGTCACTCACAATATGCAGCAGGCGGCCCGTGTTTCTGACTATACCGCATTTTTCTTCTCCGGCAGGATCATCGAATTCGGCGCCACCAAACAGATCTTTACCAATCCGGCCAACAAACAGACGGAAGAATACATTACCGGCCGCTTCGGATAA
- the pstS gene encoding phosphate ABC transporter substrate-binding protein PstS, with translation MKKVVGLLTILACLGLPLLAQAEVTINGAGASFPYPVYAKWAHKYYELNKVKINYQSIGSGGGIAQIKAKTVDFGGSDDPLKPENLQKDNLVQFPTLMGGVVPIINLKGVDAGQITLSSEVLADIFLAKIKNWNDPAIVKLNPKVKLPNQAITVVHRADGSGTTWIFTNYLSKVSKEWKEKVGNAKSVSWPTGVGAKGNEGVANNVKQVEGGIGYVEYAYATINKIPHANLINRSGKAVAPGTESFSAAAAAADWKTAPGFYMVLTDLPGEKTWPIVGATFILVQNEQPDPDKAKTMLKFFEWCYKHGDAIAEELHYVPMPDSVVGIIAEAWTKEIKSGNKPVWP, from the coding sequence ATGAAGAAAGTGGTCGGTTTACTGACAATATTGGCCTGCCTGGGGTTGCCGCTCTTAGCCCAGGCCGAGGTCACGATTAATGGCGCCGGGGCATCCTTCCCATATCCGGTCTATGCCAAATGGGCGCACAAGTATTACGAGTTGAATAAAGTTAAGATAAATTATCAGTCGATCGGTTCGGGCGGCGGCATCGCCCAGATTAAGGCCAAGACCGTGGATTTTGGCGGTTCTGATGATCCTTTGAAACCTGAAAATCTCCAGAAGGATAATCTGGTGCAGTTCCCCACTTTAATGGGCGGCGTGGTGCCGATCATCAATCTTAAGGGAGTGGACGCCGGACAGATTACCCTGTCTTCCGAAGTCTTGGCTGATATCTTTCTCGCCAAGATCAAAAACTGGAATGACCCGGCTATCGTCAAGCTGAACCCCAAAGTCAAATTGCCCAATCAGGCCATTACCGTCGTACATCGGGCCGATGGTTCCGGAACTACCTGGATTTTTACCAATTATCTGAGCAAGGTCTCCAAGGAGTGGAAAGAGAAGGTCGGCAACGCTAAGTCCGTATCCTGGCCCACTGGCGTCGGCGCCAAAGGCAATGAAGGCGTCGCCAACAACGTCAAGCAGGTGGAAGGCGGCATCGGCTACGTTGAGTACGCTTATGCCACCATCAACAAGATTCCGCATGCCAACCTCATCAACCGTTCCGGCAAAGCCGTGGCTCCGGGAACAGAGAGCTTTAGCGCTGCCGCAGCCGCCGCCGATTGGAAGACAGCTCCCGGTTTTTATATGGTACTCACGGATTTGCCGGGCGAAAAGACCTGGCCCATCGTCGGCGCCACCTTCATCCTGGTGCAAAACGAACAGCCTGATCCCGATAAGGCCAAGACCATGCTCAAATTCTTCGAGTGGTGTTATAAACATGGAGACGCCATCGCCGAAGAACTGCATTATGTTCCTATGCCCGATAGCGTCGTGGGCATCATTGCAGAGGCCTGGACCAAGGAGATTAAGTCTGGCAATAAACCTGTATGGCCATAG
- the trmFO gene encoding methylenetetrahydrofolate--tRNA-(uracil(54)-C(5))-methyltransferase (FADH(2)-oxidizing) TrmFO, whose product MTNPALINIVGGGLAGAEAAWQAQRQGVRVCLFEMKPERFSPAHQSPLLGELVCSNSLRSEAPDSAIGLLKNELRRLGSLIMGAAAASRVPAGKALAVDRQAFARFITEALAEQPDVEIVRQEVTALNFSEPAVIATGPLTTDSMAESLRELTGREQLHFYDAISPIVFADSINHDIVFRASRYGAGDDYLNCPLTEADYQTFYQALTTAELMPLRTFEEARFFEGCLPIEVMAARGYQTLLFGPMKPVGLMDPHTGRQPFAVVQLRQENREGELYNLVGFQTRLKYGEQRRVLRLLPGLEQAEFARLGSVHRNTFIHSPGLLTRFLNFAARPQLFLGGQITGVEGYLESTAMGWLAGVNAARLARQQPLLSPPPETAMGALVRHITNTEVRDFQPMNVNFGLFPALPGRVPKKGRGAAYAQRALEALEAWLARL is encoded by the coding sequence TTGACGAACCCGGCACTGATTAATATTGTCGGCGGAGGCCTGGCGGGGGCGGAAGCGGCCTGGCAGGCGCAGCGTCAGGGTGTACGGGTGTGCCTGTTCGAGATGAAGCCGGAGAGATTTTCTCCGGCACATCAGTCACCCCTGTTGGGTGAGCTGGTCTGCAGCAACTCCCTGCGCTCGGAGGCACCTGACAGCGCCATCGGTCTGTTGAAAAATGAACTGCGCCGCTTGGGTTCGCTGATCATGGGGGCAGCAGCGGCGAGTCGGGTGCCGGCAGGCAAGGCCCTGGCCGTGGATCGGCAGGCCTTTGCCAGATTCATTACCGAGGCATTGGCAGAACAGCCGGACGTTGAGATTGTCCGGCAGGAAGTTACGGCCCTGAATTTTTCCGAACCGGCGGTTATCGCTACCGGTCCGCTCACGACCGATTCCATGGCGGAGTCATTGAGGGAGCTGACCGGCAGGGAACAGTTGCATTTCTATGACGCCATCTCTCCCATTGTCTTTGCTGATTCCATCAACCACGACATAGTCTTCCGGGCCTCCCGCTATGGGGCGGGGGACGATTATCTCAACTGTCCCCTGACGGAAGCGGATTATCAGACTTTTTATCAGGCCTTGACTACGGCTGAGCTGATGCCGCTGCGGACATTCGAAGAGGCCCGTTTTTTTGAGGGGTGTCTGCCTATCGAAGTCATGGCGGCTCGGGGATATCAGACCCTGCTCTTCGGACCCATGAAACCGGTGGGTTTGATGGACCCCCACACCGGTCGGCAGCCTTTTGCGGTAGTGCAGCTTCGCCAGGAAAACCGGGAAGGAGAACTCTATAATCTGGTAGGGTTTCAGACGCGTCTGAAATACGGGGAACAGCGGCGGGTGCTGCGGCTCCTGCCGGGATTGGAGCAGGCAGAATTTGCCCGTTTGGGGAGCGTGCACCGCAATACCTTTATCCACTCCCCTGGACTACTCACCCGCTTCCTGAATTTTGCTGCCAGACCGCAGCTCTTCCTGGGGGGGCAGATAACCGGCGTAGAGGGGTATCTGGAGTCCACCGCTATGGGCTGGCTGGCCGGGGTCAACGCCGCCCGCCTAGCCCGGCAGCAGCCGCTGCTCAGCCCGCCGCCGGAAACGGCCATGGGGGCCTTGGTGCGCCATATTACAAATACTGAGGTCAGGGATTTTCAGCCGATGAATGTGAATTTCGGCTTATTCCCTGCGTTGCCGGGCCGGGTGCCGAAGAAGGGGCGCGGCGCGGCGTATGCCCAACGGGCCCTGGAGGCCCTGGAGGCGTGGCTGGCGAGGCTTTGA